The sequence GAGTTCACTTGCTCCTGAAAACAGTGCCACTGCAATAAAAGCTTTCGATTTAGGGGCAGTTGATGTTATCTGCAAACCCGGATCAATGTATTCTACGCCTGATGTATCGACAAGACTCATTCATTCTATCAGGGCAGCGGCCATAGCAAAAATCAATGGCAAAATTTATAGAAAAGATATCAATCAAGTCATTCCAAAAATTCAACCTTCATTTCTTTCTTTTAATAAAATCATAGCAATTGGCGCATCCACAGGGGGACCGCAGGCGATTCAAGAGATAAT is a genomic window of Candidatus Schekmanbacteria bacterium containing:
- a CDS encoding response regulator yields the protein MIRVLIVDDSSLVRKVLSEELSKFNDVEVVGTAEDPYAAREKIVALKPDVITLDIEMPKMNGLEFLEKLMAHYPIPVIIVSSLAPENSATAIKAFDLGAVDVICKPGSMYSTPDVSTRLIHSIRAAAIAKINGKIYRKDINQVIPKIQPSFLSFNKIIAIGASTGGPQAIQEI